In Streptomyces paludis, the genomic stretch ACTCGAAGAAGTGCAGGAAGAGCTTGTGCGGCCGGTCGCCGGCATCGCGGATGGCCCAGTTCTCCAGGGTCTTGGCGACCATGTCGGCCTGCTTGTTGCCGCGCCGGGTGGCGATCGAGCCGTCGTCGTAGTCGATGTCCTCGGGGTCGACGATGACCTCGATGTTCGGGGAGTGGTCCAGCTCCCGCAGCTCCATCGGGCTGAACTTCGCCTGCGCCGGGCCGCGGCGGCCGAAGACGTGGACCTCCAGGGCCTTGTTGGCCTTGAGGCCCTCGTACACGTTCGGCGGGATCTCGGTCGGCAGCAGCTCGTCCGCGGTCTTGGCCAGCACGCGCGCCACATCGAGCGCGACGTTGCCGACGCCGAGGACGGCGACCTTCTCCGCGTGCAGCGGCCAGGTCCGCTCGACGTCCGGGTGGCCGTCGTACCAGGAGACGAAGTCGGCCGCGCCGTACGAGCCGTCGAGTTCGACGCCGGGTATGTCGAGCGCGCGGTCGGCCGTCGCGCCCGTGGAGAAGATCACGGCGTCGTAGAAGGCGCGCAGATCGTCCAGGTTGATGTCCCCGGGGTAGTCGACATTGCCGAAGAGCCGGATCTGGGGCTTGTCGAGCACCTGGTGCAGGGCCTTGACGATGCCCTTGATCCGGGGGTGGTCCGGGGCCACGCCGTAGCGGATCAGGCCGAACGGCGCCGGCATCCGCTCGAAGAGGTCGATGGAGACACCGGGCTCGGCGGCCACTGCGGACTTCAGCAGCGCGTCGGCGGCGTAGATCCCGGCCGGGCCGGCTCCGACAATGGCCACCCGCAGAGGGCGAGTCATGATCAGGTTTCCCTTCGAGCGATGGGCAGGGGCTCGCCGGAAGCCTAAACTAAGGCATGCCTAAGCTGGTAGTCGGCCCCTGTCTATGACCTCATAAGGCCGGCTTATGAGCCGGCCGCGGTCGTGCCTGGTCAGCGTAGGGGATGGGGCCGGGGCCGCCGGTCCCGCCCCCCTCTCCGTTCCACCCGCGTTCACGCCGCCGTGACCGCCGCCCCTCACATCTCCGCGGTCGCCGCCGGAGCCGTTGACTCGAACATGACGCAGGAGTTGCGCCAGACCACGAACAGCACACAGCCGGGCACCACCGCCAACCCCAGTAGCGGCGCCTGGTTGACCATCACCAGAGCGACCGCGAGCAGCCCGAGGTTCATCAGCCCGAGCGGCCACCGGCGGACCAGCGCGTACGGCGCCGCCAGGAGCGTGCGCCGCCACGCGCGCGGAGCGTCCTCGTACGCCAGGTAGGCCATCGCCGCGACACCGGAGCCGGCCGCGACGAGTACGGCCACCACGAGCAGCGGCACGAGCACCAGCCCGAGCGCCGAGTCGCGCAGTACGTACACATCGGTCGCGGCCACGGCCATCAGCAGGACGCAGGGCGCCCACAGGAGCAGCGCCCGGCCGGCCAGCCGCCGGTAGGCGCGCACCAGTTCGGCGACCGGGGCCCGCTCGTCCCCGTCGGACCGGCGCAGATAGCCGAAGACGGCGGCGAGCGACGGCCCGGTCCCGAGCGCGAGGATCCCGAAGAACACCGGGTACCGCCACGGCTGGTGGACCAGTTGCAGGGCGGCCAGCAGCGGCAGGTTCGCCGCCACCAGCCCCACGTTGACGACCAGGACCCGGTGGACGAACGACCAGATCAGGTCCCAGGAGCCGTACCCCACATTGAGCCGGGACGGCCGGCCGGTGACGGGTGCGCCGCTCATCTCCTCGCCTCGCTTGTCACTTGATTCCGCTGGTGGCGATTCCCTGCACGAAGTAGCGCTGTCCGAGCAGGAAGATCACCAGGATCGGCAGGACCGACAGCACCGAACCGGTCATGATCATGGCGTACCGGGCGTCGTACATCCCGACGAACTGACGCAGCCCGAGTTGTACGGTCCACAGGTCGTTGTCCGTGAGATAGATGAACGGACCCATGTAGTCGTTCCAGGTGTTGACGAAGGTCAGCAGCGCGAGGCTGGCCAGCGCCGGTTTGGAGAGCGGCAGGATCATCCGGGCCCAGATGCCGTACTCACTGAGCCCGTCCAGCCGCGCCGCCTCGCTGATCTCGTCCGGAATCGTCATATAGAACTGACGCATGAGGAACACCCCGAACGCGCCGAACGCCTGGAGCAGGATCAGCGAGAGATGGGTGTTCACCAGCCCGATCTTCTCCATCATGATGTACTGCGGCACCATGTACGCCTGCCACGGCACCGCGATGGTCGCGATGTAGCCGAGGAAGAGCGCGTCGCGGCCGGGGAACTGCATCTTGGCGAAGCCGTAGGCCGCGAAACTGCCCGTGAGCACCTGGAGCACGGTGATCGTGACGCTGAGGAACAGCGAGTTGCCCAGGTAGGTGAGCAGCGGGATATCGGTCCAGATCTCGGTGAAGTTCTGCCAGCGGAACTCCTCCGGTATCCACTGGATCGGGACGGTGAAGACCGCGTTGTCGGTCTTCACCGACGAAATGAGCATCCATCCGAACGGCAGCAGGATCGCCGCCGCCAGCACGATCAGTCCCGCGTAGAGGAGCACGCGGCCGACGGTCGTGCCCAGCTCCCCCCGGCGGCCGGGCGGGGCCGGGGCCGGGGCGGCCGGTGGCGCCCCGGTCTCCGTGCTGTCCTTCCGCAGCGTGGTCGTGTTCATCGTTCGGACCTCCGCTGGAGCTGGAACTGTACGAGGGTGATACTCAGGACGATCAGGAAGAGCACCAGGGAGATCGCCGACGCGTAGCCGAACCGTCCCTGGGTGATGCCCTGCCGGTAGATGAGCTGCGACAGCACCAGCGTGGAGCGGCCGGGGCCGCCCTCGGTCATGACCTGGACCAGGTCGAAGACCTTGAAGCTGGAGACCGTGAGCATGACCAGGACGAAGAAGGTGGTGGGCCGCAGCCCCGGCAGCGTCACATGCCAGAACCGCTTCCACGCGTTCGCGCCGTCCACCCGCGCCGCCTCGTACAGCTCACCGGGGATGGCCTGGAGCCCGGCGAGATAGAGCACCATGTAGTACCCCATGTCCCGCCACACACTGGTGATGACCAGCGCGGGCATCGACCACTCGGTGGAGGTCGTCCACCCCGGCGGGTTCGCTATGCCGATGAACTTCAGGAACTGGTTGACGGGCCCCAGCTCGGGGCTCAGCAGCATGTTCCAGACGACGGCCACCGCCACCAGCGAGGTGATGTACGGGAAGAAGAACGCCGTGCGGAGGACTCCCACGCCCTTCAGCTTCCGGTTCAGCAGCACGGCGAGGCCGAGGGCCGCCACCAGGGTGAGCGGGATATGGCCGACCGCGTACCAGGTGGTGTTCTCCAGAGCCGTCCAGAAGTTGCCGTCGTCGAACATCCGCCGGAAGTTGTCGAACCCGATCCATTCCGGCGTCGTGTACGAGTTCCAGTTGGTGAAGGCCAGCAGCAGGGTGCCGATCACCGGGATGAGCGTCAGGGCGGCGAAGCCCAGGAAGTTCGGGAGGATGAAGCTCCAGCCGACCAGGGTGTTGCGCCGGCGCCGCTGCTTTCCGGTGGAGCCGGTGGAGCCCGTGGCACCGGTCGGACCGGTGGCTCCGGTGGACCCGGTGGTGGGTTTGGTGGCAGTGGTCACTGGACTTCGGACTTCACGCGCTTGTTCATCTCCTCGATGCCCTTCTCGACGGACCTCTCACCGGTCATCACCAGTTCGTGCTCCTCGTCGAGGATCTGGTTGACGTCGGCGGTCTTGTCACTGACCGGCATCTCCAGATTCACCGCGTCCGGCTTCATGGCCTTGGCGGCCAGCTCGTCGGACGGCATGCCCTTGACCGCGAAGTACGCCTTCTGCACCTCGTCGCCGGTGTACGCGGGGACGACGCCGACCTTGGCGATGGCCGCCGCGCCCTTGGGGCCCGAGGCCCACTCCACGAACTTCTCGGCCGCCGACGGGTTCTTCGCCTTCTTGTTCACGGCGAACGCGGTCGGCGAGCCGAACGTGGTCGTCTTGCCGTCGGCCTTGATCTGCGGCATCGGCGCGATGCCCCAGTCGACGTCCGTGACGCCCTTGGCCTTGTCCTCCAGCAGCGCGGCGGCGAGCCAGCTGCCCATCGGCACCATGCCGACCTTGCCGCTCTCGAAGACCGTCTTGTAGTGGACCTGCTGGCTCTTGGCCGTCCCGAACGGCATCATGGCGCCGGACTTCTGGAGGTCCAGGGCCAGTTCGTACTGGTCCTTGAAGAATCCGTAGTCGCCGCCGAGCTGGTCACCGCCGGTCTGGGCGGCGGCGATCGCCTGGACCGGTGAACGCCAGGTCTGGAAGTGGGTGCCGTAGACCTTGTCCGTGCCCTTGCCCTTGGTGATCTCCTTCGCCAGGGACGCGAAGTCGGCCCAGCTGAGGTTCGACAGATCGGCGCCGGTCGGTTTGACGAGGGCCTTGTTGTAGAAGAGCACCCAGAAGTCGTGCCGGTAGGGCAGCGCGTAGTAGTGGCCGTCCAGCTCGAAGGGGTCCAGACCGGAGTAGGACGCCTTGTCGAGCGCCTCGACCTGGCTGTCCAGGGACTTCAGCTGGCCGCGGGTGGCGTAGCGGGAGTAGTCGGTGACGTTCTTCATCGTCAGGACGTCGGTGGAGTCGCCGCCCGCGAGCATGGTGGTGACCTTGTCGGCGTAGTCGTCGGCGAGGATGTCGACCGGCTGGACGTCGATCTTCGGGTTCTCCGCCTCGAAGCCCTCGATCAGCGCCTTGAACTCGGGGGTCGTGTCGTAGTTCCAGAGCGCGACCTTGACGACCGTACGGCCGTCGGAGGTGGTACCGGAATCGCTGCCTCCGCCTCCGCAGCCGGCGGCGAGCAGGGACACGGCGACGGCGGCCGTCAGGGCTCTTGCTGGGATCTTCCTCATGATGTGCGGCTCCTTCGAGTTGACTGTTCTTGCGGGAGGCGGTGCGGGGCGGAAAACAGGGGCAGGTGCTCAGGCGCTCAGCCCGAGCGCCCAGTTCTCCGCCGTGATCTCCGTCCGCAGGGGCTGCCGGGCGGACCAACGGGCCAGTTCGTCCATCGCGTGGTCGG encodes the following:
- a CDS encoding FAD-dependent oxidoreductase, producing MTRPLRVAIVGAGPAGIYAADALLKSAVAAEPGVSIDLFERMPAPFGLIRYGVAPDHPRIKGIVKALHQVLDKPQIRLFGNVDYPGDINLDDLRAFYDAVIFSTGATADRALDIPGVELDGSYGAADFVSWYDGHPDVERTWPLHAEKVAVLGVGNVALDVARVLAKTADELLPTEIPPNVYEGLKANKALEVHVFGRRGPAQAKFSPMELRELDHSPNIEVIVDPEDIDYDDGSIATRRGNKQADMVAKTLENWAIRDAGDRPHKLFLHFFESPTEILGEDGAVTGLRTERTALDGTGNVKGTGTFKDWDLTAVYRAVGYLSDKLPKLPWDVESGTVPDQGGRVIEETGEHLKSMYVTGWIRRGPVGLIGHTKGDANETVASLLDDHANGRLQTPASPDPAAVDAFLGERDVRFTTWEGWHRLDAAEQARGAEQGRERVKIVERDEMLDASGA
- a CDS encoding carbohydrate ABC transporter permease produces the protein MNTTTLRKDSTETGAPPAAPAPAPPGRRGELGTTVGRVLLYAGLIVLAAAILLPFGWMLISSVKTDNAVFTVPIQWIPEEFRWQNFTEIWTDIPLLTYLGNSLFLSVTITVLQVLTGSFAAYGFAKMQFPGRDALFLGYIATIAVPWQAYMVPQYIMMEKIGLVNTHLSLILLQAFGAFGVFLMRQFYMTIPDEISEAARLDGLSEYGIWARMILPLSKPALASLALLTFVNTWNDYMGPFIYLTDNDLWTVQLGLRQFVGMYDARYAMIMTGSVLSVLPILVIFLLGQRYFVQGIATSGIK
- a CDS encoding carbohydrate ABC transporter permease, which translates into the protein MTTATKPTTGSTGATGPTGATGSTGSTGKQRRRRNTLVGWSFILPNFLGFAALTLIPVIGTLLLAFTNWNSYTTPEWIGFDNFRRMFDDGNFWTALENTTWYAVGHIPLTLVAALGLAVLLNRKLKGVGVLRTAFFFPYITSLVAVAVVWNMLLSPELGPVNQFLKFIGIANPPGWTTSTEWSMPALVITSVWRDMGYYMVLYLAGLQAIPGELYEAARVDGANAWKRFWHVTLPGLRPTTFFVLVMLTVSSFKVFDLVQVMTEGGPGRSTLVLSQLIYRQGITQGRFGYASAISLVLFLIVLSITLVQFQLQRRSER
- a CDS encoding ABC transporter substrate-binding protein — its product is MRKIPARALTAAVAVSLLAAGCGGGGSDSGTTSDGRTVVKVALWNYDTTPEFKALIEGFEAENPKIDVQPVDILADDYADKVTTMLAGGDSTDVLTMKNVTDYSRYATRGQLKSLDSQVEALDKASYSGLDPFELDGHYYALPYRHDFWVLFYNKALVKPTGADLSNLSWADFASLAKEITKGKGTDKVYGTHFQTWRSPVQAIAAAQTGGDQLGGDYGFFKDQYELALDLQKSGAMMPFGTAKSQQVHYKTVFESGKVGMVPMGSWLAAALLEDKAKGVTDVDWGIAPMPQIKADGKTTTFGSPTAFAVNKKAKNPSAAEKFVEWASGPKGAAAIAKVGVVPAYTGDEVQKAYFAVKGMPSDELAAKAMKPDAVNLEMPVSDKTADVNQILDEEHELVMTGERSVEKGIEEMNKRVKSEVQ